A stretch of the Dechloromonas sp. TW-R-39-2 genome encodes the following:
- a CDS encoding ATP-binding protein, with translation MIHKLPIRRRLAAIIATSVGVGLALTFLLFALRQVDHRRDAKLTELRSMAEVIAFNASAVVEFQDIGGAERLFSSLVPHREIVAATMRSVDSDFSYRYRQLAVPVPEQARQADQAHLDVASYINFSNVTVVVPIRTVEGVIGSVSLTASLDSVWHDTRLDFLWFMAGSLVAFIFALLIARRMQESLLNALGALTETARDVAESKNFLQRATKYSDDEIGQLADAFNTMLVEIADRDTELVRHRAHLEEVVEKRTQELRQAKEVAEEANRAKSAFLANMSHEIRTPMNGIIGVADLLAASTLTAKQQYQLTTLRSSADTLLYLLNDILDFSRIEAGGLQLERFPFDVRETIEQVISVFAPAARKKGLDLWFDIDPDVPGYIFGDKYRLGQVLTNLVNNAVKFTEVGSIRLSCRVKVLGRGSERLLLTVRDSGIGVNNTALEDIFSPFRQADNSMSRRFGGSGLGLAIVRDLIGLMGGEIHASSKPGEGSVFSIDLPLEVAQAVRSLPEWLAPLAGRSVVLAATPGDRANYWLTLLNWGGIKARLAHEPGQLEGLLGELHPDAVLLEDTAAFEVLLDSDGAYFAGIPVLVIHNIETDKGDATPLPAWVAGDVRKPFSDLDLFCELAEIWGVLAEAPQQEEEQGILQFDAKVLMVEDNDTNRIILEQILVTLGCSVKLAVNGQLAIEALKAERFDLVLMDVQMPVMDGLQATRIIREMERSNQQTRQLIIALTANALAGDREMCLQAGMDDYVTKPVTIDRVASAVARWLPSVRRTPALQAENSGGAAESVPLIDLNELRSSLGAESERVIPVVLASYLREGEAHIKVLNNVDRDFDLERITRIVHNLKSSSAALGIMGFSGLCKEAELAARSGDQDRTKAFIERVVHDFAVVKAAVGKILSPVDDVKEKS, from the coding sequence ATGATCCACAAGCTTCCCATCCGCCGCCGTCTGGCTGCGATTATCGCCACTTCGGTCGGCGTCGGGCTGGCCCTGACATTTCTGCTCTTCGCGCTGCGTCAGGTCGACCACCGCCGCGATGCCAAACTGACCGAATTGCGCTCGATGGCTGAAGTCATCGCTTTCAATGCCTCGGCTGTGGTCGAGTTTCAGGATATCGGTGGGGCTGAGCGCCTGTTTTCATCGCTGGTTCCGCATCGCGAAATTGTGGCTGCAACGATGCGCAGCGTGGATAGTGATTTCAGCTACCGCTATCGCCAGCTTGCCGTTCCCGTTCCGGAACAGGCACGCCAAGCCGACCAGGCGCATCTCGATGTGGCGAGTTACATCAATTTTTCGAATGTCACCGTCGTTGTTCCAATTCGTACCGTCGAAGGTGTCATTGGTTCCGTATCACTGACGGCCAGCCTCGATAGCGTCTGGCACGATACGCGGCTCGACTTTCTCTGGTTCATGGCCGGTTCGCTGGTGGCCTTCATTTTTGCCCTGCTGATTGCCCGGCGCATGCAGGAATCCCTGCTCAATGCCCTGGGGGCGTTGACCGAGACGGCCCGGGATGTGGCGGAGTCGAAAAACTTTCTGCAGCGCGCCACCAAGTACTCCGATGATGAAATAGGCCAACTGGCCGATGCCTTCAACACCATGCTGGTTGAAATTGCCGACCGGGACACCGAGCTTGTCCGTCATCGGGCGCATCTGGAAGAGGTGGTTGAAAAGCGGACGCAGGAGTTACGGCAGGCCAAGGAAGTTGCTGAGGAGGCAAATCGTGCCAAGAGTGCTTTTCTGGCCAATATGAGCCATGAAATCCGGACGCCGATGAATGGCATTATCGGTGTGGCGGATTTGCTGGCAGCCAGCACGTTGACCGCGAAACAGCAGTATCAGCTGACTACCTTGCGCAGTTCGGCCGATACGCTGCTTTACCTGCTGAATGATATTCTCGATTTTTCACGCATCGAGGCTGGCGGCTTGCAACTGGAGCGCTTCCCATTTGATGTACGCGAAACGATAGAACAGGTCATTTCGGTTTTCGCCCCGGCCGCCCGCAAGAAAGGCCTCGATCTCTGGTTCGATATCGACCCGGATGTGCCCGGCTACATTTTTGGCGACAAATATCGCCTGGGTCAGGTTCTGACCAATCTGGTCAACAACGCGGTCAAATTCACCGAAGTCGGCAGCATTCGTCTTTCGTGCCGGGTCAAGGTGCTTGGCCGAGGCTCAGAGCGTCTGTTGCTGACCGTTCGCGACTCCGGCATTGGCGTCAACAATACGGCACTGGAAGATATTTTTTCGCCTTTCCGTCAGGCCGACAACAGCATGAGCCGCCGCTTCGGTGGCAGTGGGCTGGGCCTGGCGATCGTGCGCGACCTGATCGGCTTGATGGGCGGTGAAATCCACGCCAGCAGCAAGCCGGGCGAGGGGTCGGTGTTCTCGATCGATTTGCCGCTGGAGGTTGCCCAGGCGGTACGCAGCCTGCCCGAATGGCTGGCGCCTCTGGCCGGGCGTTCGGTGGTTCTGGCCGCAACACCTGGCGATCGCGCCAATTACTGGCTGACGCTATTGAACTGGGGGGGAATCAAGGCCCGGTTGGCGCATGAACCCGGGCAGCTTGAAGGGCTGCTCGGTGAATTGCATCCCGATGCCGTGCTGCTTGAGGATACGGCGGCCTTCGAAGTCTTGCTCGATTCGGATGGGGCATATTTTGCCGGCATCCCCGTGTTGGTCATCCACAATATTGAAACCGACAAGGGAGATGCCACGCCGTTGCCGGCATGGGTGGCCGGGGATGTTCGCAAACCGTTCAGTGACCTCGACTTGTTCTGCGAGCTGGCCGAAATCTGGGGTGTCCTGGCTGAAGCGCCGCAGCAGGAGGAAGAGCAGGGGATTCTGCAGTTCGATGCCAAGGTACTGATGGTCGAGGATAACGATACCAACCGGATCATTCTCGAACAGATACTGGTGACGCTGGGGTGTAGCGTCAAACTGGCAGTGAATGGCCAGCTGGCAATCGAAGCCCTGAAAGCGGAGCGTTTCGATCTGGTGCTGATGGACGTCCAGATGCCGGTGATGGACGGTCTGCAGGCCACCCGTATCATCCGCGAAATGGAACGCAGCAATCAGCAGACCCGGCAACTGATCATTGCACTGACTGCCAATGCGCTGGCGGGCGATCGGGAAATGTGTCTGCAAGCGGGGATGGACGACTATGTCACCAAGCCGGTGACCATCGACCGGGTTGCTTCGGCCGTTGCACGCTGGCTGCCTTCTGTCCGGCGCACGCCAGCGCTGCAGGCAGAAAATTCGGGCGGCGCCGCCGAGAGTGTTCCGCTGATCGATCTGAATGAATTACGCAGCAGCCTGGGGGCCGAGTCAGAACGCGTCATTCCGGTTGTTCTGGCGTCTTATCTGAGGGAAGGTGAGGCGCATATCAAGGTCTTGAACAACGTTGACCGTGACTTTGATCTCGAACGGATCACCCGGATTGTCCATAACCTCAAAAGCTCCAGTGCTGCACTCGGCATCATGGGTTTTTCCGGTTTGTGCAAGGAAGCCGAGCTGGCCGCACGGAGTGGCGATCAGGATAGGACCAAGGCCTTTATCGAGCGGGTTGTGCACGACTTTGCCGTCGTCAAGGCAGCCGTCGGCAAAATCCTGTCGCCGGTCGACGATGTGAAGGAAAAATCATGA
- a CDS encoding EAL domain-containing protein: MNSPGKQRILVVDDEPVMRTITQTVLAQHEFDVIVAESAEEAFELIGRGELPDLLLLDVLMPGMNGFDACRALRRQHHLEHLPIIMLTALDDQASIDEAYRCGATDFITKPLNMPLLPHRVRYLLRSAQAFKELMDSQENLINTQQIAHLGNWMMDEHGAVVNASRQYLDIIGASMLPVPKERLLARVHREDRAALVRGRTELKSGRSYRLDYRLRGLHDESTWFHVHEMGFPRFGDVGEYLGASGFIQDITQRVEQEEKIRQLAWHDSLTGLYNRNRLLELLDRDLNNAETPYVLALLFIHFDHLRQIAMVAGQDIADTVIKVQASRLSSLLDASTEDPGKAMLGAAALARYDEQSLIVALPGQQDHEVIRRLAEAICETLARPVFLGAEEFLSKPFIGISCYPEDATDSQELMRRATLVALRAARSEGATVNFFDPEHDREAMQRMVMERSLRVALEQGNELLPFLQPKISARTGQVLGAEVLLRWQHPLKGLVSPAQFIPLAEETGLIHPISEWLISHVCEMLARWQQKNPNLGCISINLSAHSFFDRTLVQFVDEVLYRTGVAPSQLIVELTETVLMQDTDAANRVIASLRQRGIRISLDDFGTGFSSLGYLNRFDIDEIKIDRSFVLDLEADRTAQALVQAIISLGHALGLEVVAEGVETEAQASLLRQMGCDIFQGFLFARPMPAGDFPAFVEARQGLG; encoded by the coding sequence ATGAACTCACCGGGTAAACAGCGCATTCTGGTGGTCGACGATGAGCCGGTGATGCGAACCATCACCCAGACCGTTCTTGCCCAGCATGAATTCGACGTGATCGTTGCCGAATCGGCCGAAGAAGCCTTCGAACTGATCGGCCGGGGAGAATTGCCGGATTTGCTGCTGCTTGACGTGCTGATGCCGGGCATGAACGGCTTTGACGCCTGCCGCGCCCTGCGCCGCCAGCATCATCTCGAACATCTGCCGATCATCATGCTGACCGCGCTCGACGATCAGGCCTCGATCGATGAGGCTTATCGCTGCGGTGCCACCGACTTCATCACCAAACCCCTGAACATGCCCTTGCTGCCTCACCGCGTGCGCTATCTGCTGCGTTCGGCCCAGGCGTTCAAGGAGTTGATGGATAGTCAGGAAAACCTGATCAATACCCAGCAAATCGCCCATCTGGGCAACTGGATGATGGATGAGCATGGCGCGGTCGTGAATGCCTCGCGCCAGTATCTCGACATCATCGGTGCGAGCATGCTGCCCGTGCCGAAGGAGCGCCTGCTCGCCCGTGTCCATCGCGAAGACCGGGCGGCACTGGTCCGTGGCCGGACGGAGCTGAAATCTGGCCGTTCATATCGGCTGGATTACCGTTTGCGCGGTCTACACGATGAAAGCACATGGTTTCATGTGCATGAAATGGGTTTTCCGCGCTTTGGCGATGTCGGCGAATATCTCGGCGCCAGCGGTTTCATCCAGGACATTACCCAGCGCGTCGAACAGGAAGAGAAAATCCGCCAGCTGGCCTGGCATGACAGCCTGACCGGCCTGTACAACCGGAATCGTCTGCTTGAGTTGCTTGATCGTGACCTGAACAATGCCGAGACGCCGTATGTGCTGGCCCTGCTGTTCATCCATTTTGATCACCTGCGCCAGATCGCCATGGTGGCTGGGCAGGATATCGCGGATACCGTCATCAAGGTGCAGGCCAGCCGGCTGAGCAGCCTGCTCGATGCATCAACTGAAGATCCCGGCAAAGCGATGCTCGGAGCTGCTGCGCTGGCACGTTACGACGAGCAGTCGTTGATTGTCGCCTTGCCCGGCCAGCAGGATCACGAGGTGATCCGCCGTCTGGCCGAGGCCATCTGCGAGACGCTGGCACGCCCGGTTTTCCTCGGTGCTGAAGAGTTCTTGAGCAAGCCATTCATCGGGATTTCGTGCTATCCGGAAGATGCGACAGATTCGCAGGAACTGATGCGGCGTGCGACGCTGGTCGCCTTGCGGGCCGCGCGCTCGGAAGGTGCCACGGTTAATTTCTTTGATCCGGAACATGACCGCGAGGCGATGCAACGCATGGTCATGGAGCGCAGTTTGCGTGTCGCGCTGGAGCAGGGTAACGAACTGTTGCCATTCCTGCAGCCCAAGATCTCGGCCCGGACCGGCCAGGTGCTGGGGGCGGAAGTCCTGCTGCGCTGGCAACATCCGCTCAAAGGGCTGGTCTCCCCGGCACAGTTCATTCCACTGGCCGAGGAAACCGGCCTTATCCACCCGATCAGCGAATGGCTGATCAGTCATGTCTGCGAAATGCTGGCACGCTGGCAGCAAAAAAATCCGAATCTGGGCTGCATCAGCATCAACCTTTCAGCCCACAGCTTCTTTGATCGCACCCTGGTCCAGTTTGTCGATGAAGTGTTGTACCGAACTGGCGTGGCGCCTTCGCAACTGATTGTTGAATTGACCGAAACCGTGCTGATGCAGGACACCGATGCAGCCAATCGCGTGATCGCCAGCTTGCGTCAGCGAGGTATCCGGATTTCGCTGGACGATTTTGGGACCGGTTTTTCCTCGTTGGGCTATTTGAACCGCTTCGATATCGATGAAATCAAGATCGACCGTTCCTTCGTCCTCGATCTGGAGGCTGATCGGACGGCGCAGGCGCTGGTGCAGGCGATTATCAGTCTGGGCCATGCGCTCGGGCTGGAGGTCGTCGCCGAAGGTGTCGAAACCGAGGCGCAGGCGAGCTTGCTGCGGCAGATGGGCTGCGATATTTTCCAGGGTTTCCTGTTTGCCCGCCCGATGCCTGCCGGTGATTTTCCGGCCTTTGTCGAGGCCCGTCAGGGACTTGGCTGA
- the menC gene encoding o-succinylbenzoate synthase — translation MRPLAADWLPYSLPLKQPWHTSRGVFQHRDGRLLRLKTADGRTGWGDCAPWPEFGITAQAASDFAEECAQLDLAAQRANLALNAWLSGRPAIQHVAVNAVLGAILHTPPAALKDAADAGFQVIKIKVGNASLDDEIAALQQRCQDLPDGLKLRLDANGAWSMAEARHFIAACAELPIEGLEEPLRMPTLAMLGELQATSRFPIAIDESFHLIDRQFMAAPAVQRLIIKPPRHGGLLACIETVLQAHAAGVECIFTSSLESACGLLAVAHLAAALTPDSIHGLATADWFASDTGVGPAIHRGKLDLPMFDGLGFQPATSWPGR, via the coding sequence GTGAGACCGCTTGCGGCCGACTGGCTGCCGTACAGCCTGCCGCTCAAGCAGCCCTGGCACACCAGCCGGGGCGTTTTCCAGCACCGCGATGGGCGCCTGTTGCGCCTGAAGACGGCAGATGGCCGAACCGGCTGGGGCGATTGTGCGCCATGGCCTGAGTTCGGCATCACAGCGCAAGCCGCCAGCGACTTTGCCGAAGAATGCGCCCAGCTCGACCTCGCCGCCCAGCGCGCCAACCTGGCGCTGAACGCCTGGTTGAGTGGCCGGCCGGCTATCCAGCACGTTGCGGTCAACGCGGTACTCGGGGCAATTTTGCATACCCCGCCAGCCGCACTGAAGGATGCCGCCGATGCTGGCTTCCAGGTCATCAAGATCAAAGTCGGCAACGCCTCGCTCGATGACGAGATCGCAGCCTTGCAACAACGCTGCCAAGACTTGCCGGATGGCCTGAAGTTGCGCCTGGATGCCAACGGCGCCTGGTCGATGGCCGAGGCGCGGCACTTCATTGCCGCCTGCGCCGAATTGCCGATCGAAGGTCTGGAAGAACCTCTGCGCATGCCGACACTGGCGATGCTGGGCGAACTTCAGGCGACCAGTCGTTTCCCGATCGCCATCGATGAATCCTTCCATCTGATTGACCGGCAGTTCATGGCCGCCCCCGCCGTCCAGCGCCTGATCATCAAGCCCCCCCGCCACGGCGGCCTGCTGGCCTGTATCGAAACGGTACTGCAGGCTCACGCTGCGGGTGTCGAATGCATTTTCACCAGCAGCCTGGAAAGTGCCTGCGGCTTGCTGGCGGTAGCTCATCTGGCTGCGGCACTGACACCGGATTCGATCCATGGCCTGGCCACCGCCGACTGGTTTGCCAGCGACACCGGCGTCGGCCCGGCGATTCATCGTGGCAAGCTTGATTTACCAATGTTCGATGGACTGGGATTCCAGCCCGCGACAAGCTGGCCGGGACGCTAG
- the menB gene encoding 1,4-dihydroxy-2-naphthoyl-CoA synthase: MPNRTPDWQSAQTYSDILYDTAEGIARITINRPEKRNAFRPETVSQLIDAFHRAHHDNSIGAIILTGAGGEAFCSGGDQKVRGDEGYIDEGGTPHLNVLDLQMQIRRCPKPVVAMVAGFAIGGGHVLHLVCDLSIAAENARFGQTGPRVGSFDAGLGAGLMARTIGLKRAKEIWLLCRQYDAATALDWGLVNAVVPLDQLEAETVDWCRQMLQLSPMALRMIKAGFNADTDGLAGIQELAGNATGLFYMSEEGQEGRNAWLERRPPDFGKFRKRP; encoded by the coding sequence ATGCCGAACCGCACCCCCGACTGGCAAAGCGCCCAGACTTATTCCGACATCCTTTACGACACCGCCGAAGGTATCGCCCGGATCACGATCAATCGCCCGGAAAAACGCAATGCCTTCCGTCCCGAAACGGTCAGCCAGCTGATCGATGCCTTTCACCGGGCACATCACGACAACAGCATCGGTGCGATCATCCTGACGGGCGCCGGCGGCGAAGCCTTCTGTTCGGGCGGCGACCAGAAAGTGCGCGGCGATGAAGGCTATATCGACGAAGGCGGCACGCCGCATCTCAACGTGCTCGACCTGCAGATGCAAATTCGCCGCTGTCCGAAACCGGTGGTTGCGATGGTTGCCGGCTTTGCCATTGGTGGCGGCCATGTCCTGCACCTCGTCTGCGACCTGTCGATTGCCGCCGAAAACGCCCGTTTCGGCCAGACCGGTCCGCGTGTCGGCAGCTTCGATGCCGGCCTGGGCGCCGGGCTGATGGCCCGGACCATCGGCCTCAAGCGGGCCAAGGAAATCTGGCTGCTCTGCCGTCAATATGATGCCGCCACGGCGCTCGACTGGGGGCTGGTCAACGCCGTCGTACCGCTCGACCAGCTCGAAGCCGAAACGGTGGACTGGTGCCGCCAGATGCTGCAACTTTCACCGATGGCGCTGCGCATGATCAAGGCCGGCTTCAACGCCGACACCGACGGCCTGGCCGGCATCCAGGAACTGGCCGGCAACGCCACCGGGCTGTTCTACATGAGTGAGGAAGGCCAAGAAGGCCGCAATGCCTGGCTTGAACGTCGCCCGCCCGATTTCGGCAAATTCCGCAAACGCCCGTGA
- the ilvN gene encoding acetolactate synthase small subunit: protein MNAINRNEQQAIARAVLEIDVNNHPGVMSHVVGLFSRRAYNVEGILCMPVGNGERSRIWLLVNEDSRLPQMIKQAEKLVDVIAVHRHAGEHPVFAQLEPFFQA, encoded by the coding sequence ATGAACGCCATCAACCGCAACGAACAACAAGCCATCGCCCGCGCCGTGCTGGAAATCGATGTCAATAATCATCCCGGCGTGATGTCCCACGTCGTCGGCCTGTTTTCACGCCGCGCCTACAACGTCGAAGGCATTCTCTGCATGCCGGTCGGCAACGGCGAACGCAGCCGCATCTGGCTGCTGGTCAACGAAGACTCCCGGCTGCCGCAAATGATCAAGCAAGCCGAGAAACTGGTCGATGTCATCGCGGTCCACCGCCATGCCGGCGAACATCCGGTCTTTGCTCAACTGGAGCCGTTCTTCCAGGCTTGA
- the ilvB gene encoding acetolactate synthase large subunit: MTETLSGAQITIRLLERQGIRIVTGYPGGAILPIYDALSQSTAIRHVLARHEQGAGFIAQGMARATGEVAVCMASSGPGATNLLTAIADAKLDSIPLVAITGQVPRAMIGTDAFQEVDTYGLSLPITKHNFLVSSVEELLDVVPRAFELAASGRPGPVLIDIPKDVQTQAIEIGQWPAPGRAVPCAPADAEAITTAAAMINAAERPILYLGGGVVHSGAAAVAVDLAEKANLPTVMTLMALGTMPVDHPLSLSMLGMHAARYTNLALDECDLLIAVGARFDDRATGKVAAFCRNAKIIHIDIDPAELDKIKTAHIGITADVGEALNRLLPAVNQNQRETWVDRINTLKADFPLNMPEADNPRSHFGLIKAVAACLDDQATVATDVGQHQMWVAQGYPLRRPRQWLTSGGLGTMGFGVPAAIGAALAEPQRTVVCFTGDGSILMNIQELVTAAEENVNLKIVVMNNAVLGLVHQQQTLFYGERLFASKFKGMPDFIKVAEGFGMAAVDLDLASNPAAALKEAITRPGPCLIHASIDAEQKVYPMVPPGAANHDMIGN; the protein is encoded by the coding sequence ATGACAGAAACTCTCAGCGGCGCCCAGATCACCATACGCCTGCTCGAACGCCAGGGCATCCGCATCGTCACCGGCTACCCGGGTGGCGCAATCCTGCCGATTTACGATGCGCTCAGCCAGTCGACCGCAATCCGCCATGTACTCGCCCGCCATGAGCAGGGGGCCGGTTTCATCGCCCAGGGCATGGCCCGTGCCACCGGTGAAGTCGCCGTCTGCATGGCCTCCTCCGGGCCGGGCGCGACCAATCTGCTGACGGCCATCGCCGATGCCAAGCTCGACTCCATTCCACTGGTCGCAATCACCGGCCAGGTACCGCGCGCGATGATCGGCACCGATGCCTTCCAGGAAGTCGACACCTACGGCCTGAGCCTGCCGATCACCAAACACAACTTCCTCGTTTCCTCGGTTGAAGAACTGCTCGACGTCGTGCCGCGCGCCTTTGAACTGGCAGCCTCCGGCCGCCCCGGCCCGGTGCTGATCGACATCCCCAAGGATGTCCAGACCCAGGCGATCGAGATTGGCCAATGGCCGGCACCGGGTCGCGCCGTGCCTTGCGCCCCGGCCGATGCCGAAGCCATCACCACAGCCGCCGCAATGATCAACGCGGCCGAACGGCCCATCCTTTACCTCGGTGGCGGCGTGGTTCACTCCGGCGCGGCGGCTGTCGCGGTCGACCTGGCTGAAAAGGCCAATTTGCCCACCGTGATGACCCTGATGGCGCTCGGCACCATGCCGGTCGATCACCCGCTCTCGCTCAGCATGCTCGGCATGCACGCCGCCCGCTACACCAATCTGGCACTCGACGAATGCGACCTGCTGATCGCCGTCGGCGCCCGCTTCGACGACCGGGCCACCGGCAAGGTCGCCGCCTTCTGCCGTAACGCGAAAATCATCCACATCGATATCGATCCGGCCGAACTCGACAAGATCAAGACGGCGCACATCGGGATCACTGCCGATGTCGGCGAAGCACTGAACCGCCTGCTGCCGGCCGTCAATCAAAATCAACGTGAAACCTGGGTCGACCGCATCAACACGCTGAAAGCCGACTTCCCGCTGAACATGCCGGAAGCCGACAATCCCCGCTCGCATTTCGGCCTGATCAAGGCAGTTGCTGCCTGCCTCGACGACCAGGCCACCGTCGCCACCGATGTCGGTCAGCACCAGATGTGGGTTGCCCAAGGCTACCCGCTGCGCCGTCCGCGTCAATGGCTGACGTCCGGCGGCCTTGGCACGATGGGCTTCGGTGTACCGGCTGCGATTGGTGCTGCCCTGGCCGAACCGCAGCGCACCGTGGTCTGCTTTACCGGCGATGGTTCGATCCTGATGAATATCCAGGAACTGGTCACGGCAGCGGAAGAAAACGTCAATCTCAAAATTGTCGTGATGAATAACGCCGTTCTCGGCCTGGTGCACCAGCAGCAGACCTTGTTCTACGGTGAACGCCTGTTTGCGTCGAAATTCAAGGGCATGCCGGATTTCATCAAGGTCGCCGAGGGTTTCGGTATGGCTGCGGTCGACCTTGATCTGGCCAGCAATCCGGCGGCTGCGCTGAAGGAAGCGATTACCCGCCCCGGCCCCTGCCTGATCCACGCCAGCATCGACGCCGAACAGAAGGTCTACCCGATGGTCCCGCCGGGTGCAGCCAACCACGACATGATTGGAAACTGA